The DNA window GAAGATGGGTAAGCAGCAGTTCTCAATGGGTAAGCAGCAGTTCTCAGTCCGGAAGTTCAGGAAGCAGTCGCGACAGACCCGGAAGTGGCTCTGCTCTACCAACCGGTGACAAGACATCAGGCATGTCTCAGTCTGGAGGCTCGTCCACTTCCCAGAGCAGCAGCTCCAACCTGCGGCCCTGTAGCTCCAACGTGCCCGACTCTCCCTGCAGCGGGGGGCCTGTCATCACACACTCGGGGCCCTACATCTCTGGCACCCACACCGTATCCGGTGGCCAGAGACCTGTAGTGGTGGTAGTGGAGCAACATGGCTCTGGTGGCCCTGGGTTTCAAGGCATGCCCTGTAGCAATGGAGGCCCCGCAGGTAAGCCCTGCCCTCCCATCACCTCTGTCCAGAAACCCTATGGCGGCTATGAGGTGGTGGGTGGCTCTGCCAACAGTTATCTGGTCCCAGGCATGACCTACAGTGGGGGTAAAATCTACCCCGTGGGCTACTTCACCAAGGACAACCCTATCAGGGGCTCGCCAGGGGCCCCCTCCTTTGCAGCTGGGCCCCCAGTCTCTGAGGGCAAGTACTTCTCTAGCAACCCCATCATCCCCAGCCGTGGCTCTTCCAGTTCCAGTGGCTACCCAGTGGGCGTTGTGTTCCAGCCCGTGGGCTCTGGCGGGGTTCAGCCCTGTGGCACTGGCTCTGTCAGCTCTAAGGGCCCTTGCTCGGGTACGAGAATTCAGATCACCTCCAGCAGCTCCAGTACCTCCTACCACCCCTGCAGCGGTGGTTCTTCCCAGGGGCCTTGCTCCTCACCAGGCACCGGCTCCATCAGTGGGGGaagctcctccctctcctctggcAAAATCGTCCTTCAGCCCTGCGGCAGCAAATCTACCTCTTCGGGTTACCCCTGCCTTTCTGTTCCCTCCTCCCCATTGAATGGTGGTCTGAATGGCTCTCCTCAGCCTGTCCCCTCCGTGGGTGTCAAGCTCTGTGgcctcaacagccctggaagagtGCCCTGCCGTTCCATCCGCAACATTCTGACCCAAGTGAAGCCTTTGGGGCCCCAGTTAATGGATCCCAAAGTTTCTCTGCCACAGGGAGAGCCACAGGGAGAGCCACTTGAGAAGTCTTAAGTCACACATGCCAGCTATTTTCCAATTGCCAGTCACCTCCCAACTGGAAGACGTCCAGGGGCCCAGTTTCCTGCCCTCCCCCCGGGAGAGCTGCCTCACATGCTGCGGTTAGCCGGATGATGCTCTTGACTTTATTCAACACTCCAAATGGTGGACTCCTTCCTCCTCGTCCTTTCCTGGTGCTTCTGCACCATGCTGCTGGGGTGTTCTCTCTGTCCGATTACCTGCCTTAAAACGCACTTTTTTGACTGGGAAGTCCTCGAACACACACCTCAACCTTGGGTGCCTGGATAAGTCAAGCATGCCTCTGCCCGTTTGCCAAATAAGGCAAAGTCCAATCCATCGCCTGAGAACCAAACTGCATGTCTCAGCGACCCCCCCCCCATCCGTTCAGTCAGCCCTCTAAATTGTTGGGTTCCCACCATTCATCATGAGTTTCACCACACCCTACCAGACCCATTTCCAGCACACCTGTGCCTCTCCTTCCCCAGCTCTCCATGTCAGTTTCTGCCTGGTTGTGCTTCACCCACAGCACAGatgttactctgtgtgtgtgtgtgccccaggGCAGCCACAGAATCTGGCACAGACTCCCAGTTCCCTCTGGATCCTAGACAGGGCTCAATAAACTTTGTGGACTTTGTGCAGACTATTTGCCTTCTTGGGGTCCAAGGTCTCTTCTTAGTTCCTGGGTAGTAGACCTCCTGTGCTTCTAGAGGGCCTTGGTAGTACACCTCCCGTGCCTCTAGAGGGCCTGGTAGTACACCTCCCGTGCCTCTAGAGGGCCTGGTAGTACACCTCCCGTGCCTCTAGAGGGCTCACGTCTCCCATTTCCATTCATAACTTGGCTCAGTGTTTCCTATATTACCCCTCCTcccacagagaaggaaaacaatAAATATTGATTGAGCTGACAACCGAGTTGCCTGCTGTCCAGATCCTTCCTCTCCATGTCTCACCTCCAAGAAATTTGTCCCCTCTGCTTCCCACGGACACTGGAGTCCTCCCTTCCCTCCAAAAAGCCCTCATTCTCTCCTCTCCCGCCTAGCCTTCTCCATGAGTGAGCCTCACCTTCTAAACTCCGTCATCTCTGAGAGGCCATAATGCCGATCTTGAGTTTCTGGGACGCTGGACCAGGCCAGGCAAGATTCCTGACGACTGAGCAGGAGCCTGGGTGTtctgggagttgggggtggggagagaaaacaTCCTAGCATGAGAGGTGACTCACCGGCCTacttaatgaggttctgtgataGACAAAGCCACAGTGTCACCTCCTCAGCCCAAGCTCTGTGGTGAGAGCACTGTGGCAGACACTAGCCTGGGAAGGACAGAAGGGTGTGTGTATCCCTCTAGGAAGATCCTCGTTCCATGCACAAGGCTCACTTCTGCCCTCATGTCCGGCCCTTCCCCCTCCCGTTAGGAAGGAGAGAGCAGGTGCCCAGTCCACAGTGGCTTCACCCTGAACTGACCACAGATGCCCTGGGATCTAAGTCAGGCTTCAAGGTCTACTAAGGAGTCACTGGTCCgctggatggctcagaggttaagagcactgactgctcttccagaggtcctgaattcaaatcccagcaaccacatggtggctcacaaccatctgtaatgggacctgatgccctcttctggtgtgtctgaagacagctacagtggtgtactcatatacatgaaactatatatatatatatatatatatatatatatatatatatataatttataaatatatatatttaaagagtcGTTGGTCCAGACAGTGCCAGGAGGCACAGCCCTCATAGTCTCCAAGGGTGAGAACCTCAGGAGAAGCTAACATTTACATGGGGCTCCTCTAGTCTCTGGTACAGTTCACGTTAAACATGTGGGCAAAGCCAaagcaagcatggtggcacattcctctaatcccagcacttgggaggcagtggcaggtaagCATCTGTgtgttcgaggctagcctggtctacgaagcTCCAAgagagtcagagctacatagcaagaccctgtctcaagataacaaaaccaaaattggGCGCAGTTGGTGTATGTCACCTCAAAACCGGGAACTAAGCTTTAAGGTTCCCTGCTGGCTAGTTCAGGGAAGGGCTTATCACTGATGGCTggtgaggatgggatgggggtggagctagagaaatcaGCCAATAGCGAGTGTGTGTCCTCAGGCAGCCAGGGACACCTACCCGACAGCTTTCTAGAGGACACTGAGAAAACAAACGTGGtcaagggccagcaagatggctcagtgggtagagaagCTTGCCCCGCAGGGCCGGCagcctaagtttgatccccagaacccatgtaaagctggagggagagaaccaacttcacaAACTGTCTTTgtacctccacatgcatgccgtgccatgtgcacaaacacatacacatatgtcctACACGCACAAAAtcattagttttaaaaattaaaaaggcaaCCAAACACTTTTTGTTAAGTGTGCCTAGTGGTAtaggcctgtaaccccagctattTGGAAACTTGAAGCAGGAAAAtgacaagtttgaagccagcctgggctacagaatgagctGAAGGCTAACAGGGAGAAGGGTGGGGCCTAGCTTAGTGGTAGAGGGCTCACCTAGCATGCCTGAGGatgtgggttcaagtcccagtatTATAAAACAACAATAAGCTCCTCTTACTACAAAAAACTTCAAAGacacactgtactggctggttttgcgtgtcaacttgacaccagctggagttatcacagagaaaggagcctcccttgaggaaatgcctccatgagatccagctgtaaggcattttctcaattagtgatcaagggtgggagggtccatggtgggtggtgccatccctggactggtggtcctgggttctagaagagagcaggctgagcaagccaggggaagcaagccagcaagcagcaccctccatggcctctgtctgcatcagctcctgcctccaagttcctttcccgtgttgagttcctgtcctgacttcctttggtgatgaatagcaatgtggaagtgaaagctgaataaaccctttcttccccaacttgcctcttggccatgatgttttgtacaggaatacaaaccctgactaacacacacacacacacgtatatattatttaatttttgagacaagattaaATGTAGCTCagtctgaccttgaattcacgATGAAGCTGAGTGtcctggctagtcttatgtcagtTTCACCCAAGTtagagagagcagggaggaggagccttaattgagaaagtgcctccataagATGGACCCGAAGGCAAGCCGGTAGGTCATTTTTAAACTGGAAATCAATGGGGGAGGATCCACATGAATGATGCCGTCCCTGAGCTGacggtcctgggttctataagaaagtaggc is part of the Mus musculus strain 129X1/SvJ chromosome 17 genomic contig, GRCm38.p6 alternate locus group 129X1/SvJ 129X1/SVJ_MMCHR17_CTG2 genome and encodes:
- the Cdsn gene encoding corneodesmosin isoform 2 (isoform 2 is encoded by transcript variant 2; The RefSeq protein has 5 substitutions, 1 non-frameshifting indel compared to this genomic sequence) gives rise to the protein MSTLTMRGILAKSIGTLSDPCKDPTRITSPNDPCLIGKTGSNSISSQGGSSSFSSQGGSSSFSSHGGSSSSQGSSSGSLIYKPGTGYSQSSYSYGSGGSRPGGSGSQSGSSGSQSGSSGSQSGSSGSQSGSSGSQSGSSGSQSGSSGSQSGSSGSQSGSSGSQSGRWVSSSSQWVSSSSQSGSSGSSRDRPGSGSALPTGDKTSGMSQSGGSSTSQSSSSNLRPCSSNVPDSPCSGGPVITHSGPYISGTHTVSGGQRPVVVVVEQHGSGGPGFQGMPCSNGGPAGKPCPPITSVQKPYGGYEVVGGSANSYLVPGMTYSGGKIYPVGYFTKDNPIRGSPGAPSFAAGPPVSEGKYFSSNPIIPSRGSSSSSGYPVGVAFQPVGSGGVQPCGTGSVSSKGPCSGTRIQITSSSSSTSYHPCSGGPSQGPCSSPGTGSISGGSSSLSSGKIVLQPCGSKSTSSGYPCLSVPSSPLNGGLNGSPQPVPSVGVKLCGLNSPGRVPCRSIRNILTQVKPLGPQLMDPKVSLPQGEPQGEPLEKS
- the Cdsn gene encoding corneodesmosin isoform 1 precursor (isoform 1 precursor is encoded by transcript variant 1; The RefSeq protein has 6 substitutions, 1 non-frameshifting indel compared to this genomic sequence), whose product is MGSSRAPRMGSVGGHGLMALLMAGLILPGILAKSIGTLSDPCKDPTRITSPNDPCLIGKTGSNSISSQGGSSSFSSQGGSSSFSSHGGSSSSQGSSSGSLIYKPGTGYSQSSYSYGSGGSRPGGSGSQSGSSGSQSGSSGSQSGSSGSQSGSSGSQSGSSGSQSGSSGSQSGSSGSQSGSSGSQSGRWVSSSSQWVSSSSQSGSSGSSRDRPGSGSALPTGDKTSGMSQSGGSSTSQSSSSNLRPCSSNVPDSPCSGGPVITHSGPYISGTHTVSGGQRPVVVVVEQHGSGGPGFQGMPCSNGGPAGKPCPPITSVQKPYGGYEVVGGSANSYLVPGMTYSGGKIYPVGYFTKDNPIRGSPGAPSFAAGPPVSEGKYFSSNPIIPSRGSSSSSGYPVGVAFQPVGSGGVQPCGTGSVSSKGPCSGTRIQITSSSSSTSYHPCSGGPSQGPCSSPGTGSISGGSSSLSSGKIVLQPCGSKSTSSGYPCLSVPSSPLNGGLNGSPQPVPSVGVKLCGLNSPGRVPCRSIRNILTQVKPLGPQLMDPKVSLPQGEPQGEPLEKS